One genomic window of Procambarus clarkii isolate CNS0578487 chromosome 43, FALCON_Pclarkii_2.0, whole genome shotgun sequence includes the following:
- the LOC138350076 gene encoding uncharacterized protein, whose protein sequence is MVAVFSTTLAVFSTTLAVFSTTLAVFSTTLAVFSTTLAVFSTTLAVFSTTLAVFSTTVAVFTTTLAVFSTTVAVFSTTLAVFSTTLAVFSTTLAVFSTTVAVFSTTLAVFSTTLAVFSTTLAVFSTTLAVFSTTLAVFSTTLAVFSTTLAVFSTTLAVFFTVV, encoded by the coding sequence ATGGTGGCCGTGTTCTCCACCACCCTGGCCGTGTTCTCCACCACCCTGGCCGTGTTCTCCACCACCCTGGCCGTGTTCTCCACCACCCTGGCCGTGTTCTCCACCACCCTGGCCGTGTTCTCCACCACCCTGGCCGTGTTCTCCACCACCCTGGCCGTGTTCTCCACCACCGTggccgtgttcaccaccaccctggccgtgTTCTCCACCACCGTGGCCGTGTTCTCCACCACCCTGGCCGTGTTCTCCACCACCCTGGCCGTGTTCTCCACCACCCTGGCCGTGTTCTCCACCACCGTGGCCGTGTTCTCCACCACCCTGGCCGTGTTCTCCACCACCCTGGCCGTGTTCTCCACCACCCTGGCCGTGTTCTCCACCACCCTGGCCGTGTTCTCCACCACCCTGGCCGTGTTCTCCACCACCCTGGCCGTGTTCTCCACCACCCTGGCCGTGTTCTCCACCACCCTGGCCGTGTTCTTCACCGTGGTGTAG
- the LOC138350077 gene encoding putative uncharacterized protein FLJ46204, with amino-acid sequence MPSSVHVLEGNSDTVSYSPAHTAAHTAAHTAAHTAAHTAAHTAAHTAAHTAAHTAAHTAAHTAAHTAAHTAAHTAAHTAAHTAAHTAAHTAAHTAAHTAAHTAAHTAAHTAAHTAAHTAAHTAAHTAAHTAAHTPTV; translated from the exons ATGCCTTCTTCAGTACATGTTCTTGAAGGAAACTCTGATACCGTG TCTTATAGTCCCGCCCACACCGCCGCTCACACCGCCGCTCACACCGCCGCCCACACCGCCGCTCACACCGCCGCCCACACCGCCGCTCACACCGCCGCCCACACCGCCGCTCACACCGCCGCTCACACCGCCGCCCACACCGCCGCTCACACCGCCGCCCACACCGCCGCTCACACCGCCGCCCACACCGCCGCTCACACCGCCGCCCACACCGCCGCTCACACCGCCGCTCACACCGCCGCCCACACCGCCGCCCACACCGCCGCTCACACCGCCGCTCACACCGCCGCCCACACCGCCGCCCACACCGCCGCTCACACCGCCGCTCACACCGCCGCCCACACCGCCGCTCACACGCCCACAGTGTAG